One Arthrobacter sp. Marseille-P9274 genomic region harbors:
- a CDS encoding Wadjet anti-phage system protein JetD domain-containing protein, with protein MTPQAARAQVRRKYERLFGSWATSETTSPLLGMPLHPPTERQALADQGSTVAWVKSWTGIEHVVWSERQWASLGRQSVPDRLMLDGPDEVAHFCSMGSHWRRISGRCTRMLEAFPAADGALQSALVRSATELAAMEEDDFTRLFGVLTWLAGNPDSGLYIRQLPIQGVDSKWVGSRRSLVERLHQAITGRSSLGLAAKPELIRLRFLDPELAPGGLRDVSAPLEELVELDVRPRTVFVFENLESVLAMPDWAGTVVIHGSGYAVDRLARIPWVQEMGVVYWGDLDSHGFGILNRLRAQDLDVRTALMDIDTLDAFTDLCVPEPKPYTGVTQHLLSDELMMLQQLAKRGNARLEQERLAWPICLAALSAAAGVDAGGETTSLLGG; from the coding sequence GTGACTCCCCAAGCGGCCCGTGCACAGGTCCGCAGAAAGTATGAGCGATTGTTCGGCAGCTGGGCCACATCGGAGACCACCAGCCCTCTGCTCGGCATGCCGCTGCATCCTCCGACCGAACGGCAGGCCCTCGCAGACCAGGGCTCGACAGTCGCATGGGTGAAATCATGGACCGGGATAGAACACGTGGTGTGGAGCGAGCGGCAGTGGGCCAGCCTGGGCCGGCAGTCTGTACCCGACCGCCTGATGCTTGACGGGCCGGACGAGGTTGCCCACTTCTGCAGCATGGGATCCCACTGGCGCCGGATCTCAGGCCGCTGCACGCGAATGCTGGAAGCCTTTCCCGCGGCGGACGGCGCTCTCCAGTCCGCCCTGGTCCGGTCCGCGACCGAACTGGCGGCTATGGAGGAAGACGACTTCACCCGGCTTTTCGGAGTGTTGACGTGGCTGGCCGGGAATCCGGATTCCGGACTCTACATCCGCCAGCTGCCGATCCAAGGGGTGGACTCGAAGTGGGTCGGCAGCCGACGGTCCCTGGTGGAGCGGCTCCATCAGGCGATCACCGGACGAAGCAGCCTGGGCCTGGCTGCCAAACCCGAACTCATCCGCCTGCGCTTCCTCGATCCGGAACTCGCGCCCGGCGGGCTAAGGGACGTGTCGGCCCCCCTTGAGGAGCTGGTGGAGCTCGACGTCCGGCCACGCACGGTTTTCGTTTTCGAGAACCTGGAGTCCGTCCTAGCGATGCCGGATTGGGCCGGCACGGTCGTCATCCACGGCTCCGGCTACGCAGTGGACCGGCTGGCACGCATCCCATGGGTACAAGAGATGGGAGTGGTTTACTGGGGCGATCTAGACAGTCACGGATTCGGGATCCTGAACAGATTGCGAGCACAGGACCTTGATGTTCGGACAGCACTCATGGACATCGACACACTGGATGCCTTCACCGACTTGTGTGTGCCGGAACCGAAACCCTATACGGGCGTTACGCAGCATCTATTGTCCGACGAACTCATGATGCTCCAGCAGCTAGCCAAGCGCGGGAACGCGCGGTTGGAACAGGAACGGCTCGCTTGGCCAATCTGCCTCGCTGCGCTGTCCGCTGCGGCCGGAGTGGATGCTGGCGGGGAAACGACGTCGTTGCTCGGGGGCTGA
- a CDS encoding DUF4194 domain-containing protein, with protein MTEPVTASDGVLTKPNSDVAVWDGDPGALREPSRRALVQLLRGPYLSAANHSHLWTALLADEDSIRSRLADMFLELVTDEAAQVAFVRNISAEAETPKVLRTATLTFLDTALLLHLRQQLLHDASGGKTIVGADEIADQLQVYRGKDNADPAGFSKRVNSSWQKMVKYGLLATTSTEGRYEVSPVLRLVFGPEEIAAVQQEYRRLAAEARKDSDDGEASERVDAGDEEGE; from the coding sequence GTGACCGAGCCAGTCACCGCCTCCGACGGCGTGCTTACAAAGCCGAACTCCGACGTCGCAGTGTGGGACGGCGACCCCGGCGCCTTGCGCGAGCCGTCCCGCCGGGCCTTGGTCCAGTTGTTGCGTGGTCCGTACTTATCGGCGGCTAACCATTCCCACCTGTGGACCGCGCTCCTTGCGGACGAGGACTCGATCCGATCCCGGCTGGCGGACATGTTTCTGGAGCTCGTCACGGACGAGGCCGCGCAGGTTGCGTTTGTGCGCAATATCAGCGCAGAAGCCGAGACACCCAAGGTCCTGCGCACCGCCACACTGACGTTCCTTGACACCGCGCTGCTGCTGCATCTGCGCCAGCAGCTGCTCCATGACGCCAGCGGAGGAAAAACCATTGTCGGTGCCGACGAAATAGCGGACCAGCTACAGGTGTATCGAGGTAAGGACAATGCCGACCCGGCCGGGTTTTCGAAGCGGGTCAATTCTTCATGGCAGAAGATGGTGAAGTATGGGCTCCTTGCCACCACTTCCACCGAGGGCCGGTATGAGGTCTCCCCGGTACTGCGGCTAGTCTTCGGGCCTGAGGAAATCGCCGCAGTGCAGCAGGAGTACCGCCGGCTCGCCGCCGAGGCGCGCAAGGATTCCGACGACGGCGAAGCATCCGAGCGTGTGGATGCCGGGGATGAGGAGGGCGAATGA
- a CDS encoding McrC family protein, giving the protein MRGAPLPTWDESRANAHYGPVLRLAEIVLRNMSAEAGLGRQRVASFVVNMATVFEDFVSVALREALSGVPGRTEGQYECLLDEPDGTRRPRVRMFADVVHVVDGKPVAMFDAKYKASSWSGYPNADQYQMLAYCTALGVRWAWLVYADAGPVRVRKVQNVNVEIAEFPLDLSREPKELLADLAKLAGMAVPSQGSGYPYRLPV; this is encoded by the coding sequence GTGCGGGGGGCTCCCCTTCCCACATGGGATGAGTCCCGAGCGAACGCGCACTACGGGCCCGTACTCCGGCTGGCAGAGATTGTCCTGCGCAACATGTCTGCGGAAGCGGGCTTGGGACGGCAGCGCGTGGCGTCTTTCGTGGTGAACATGGCTACGGTGTTTGAGGACTTTGTGAGCGTTGCGCTCCGCGAGGCGCTGTCAGGAGTTCCCGGCCGAACCGAGGGCCAGTACGAATGCTTGCTGGATGAACCGGACGGAACGCGCCGGCCCCGGGTGAGGATGTTTGCCGACGTCGTACACGTAGTGGACGGGAAGCCGGTGGCCATGTTTGACGCGAAGTACAAGGCGTCCTCGTGGTCCGGTTACCCGAACGCAGACCAGTACCAGATGCTCGCGTATTGCACAGCGCTGGGCGTGCGGTGGGCGTGGCTGGTGTATGCGGATGCCGGGCCCGTCCGGGTGCGGAAGGTGCAGAACGTTAACGTCGAAATAGCGGAGTTTCCGCTGGATCTGTCGCGGGAACCGAAGGAACTGTTGGCCGATTTGGCTAAATTGGCTGGCATGGCCGTGCCCTCACAAGGAAGCGGGTATCCCTACCGTTTGCCGGTCTGA
- a CDS encoding glycosyltransferase translates to MIILIPAFEPDRKLITLVAGLRAADRRLTVLVVDDGSGPDFAPVFAAARSAGATVIGYPRNRGKGQALKTGFDYVARHHPDRGVVCADSDGQHAISDILRSRSERSKSLCPDESCCRRPPADLAAQWGGQAWPAARANTHLLAALPPGAFPGVDETEVYQFLQAHAAR, encoded by the coding sequence ATGATCATCCTGATTCCCGCCTTCGAGCCGGACCGGAAGCTCATCACCCTCGTCGCGGGCCTGCGCGCCGCGGACCGGCGGCTCACCGTCCTGGTGGTCGACGACGGCAGCGGGCCGGACTTCGCGCCGGTGTTCGCCGCCGCGCGGTCTGCCGGAGCCACCGTGATCGGCTACCCGCGCAACCGCGGCAAGGGCCAGGCCCTGAAGACCGGCTTCGACTACGTGGCGCGGCACCATCCGGACCGGGGCGTGGTCTGCGCGGACAGCGACGGCCAGCACGCCATCTCGGACATCCTCCGCAGCCGCTCCGAACGCTCCAAGTCGCTTTGCCCCGACGAGTCCTGCTGCCGGCGCCCGCCCGCGGACCTCGCCGCCCAGTGGGGCGGCCAGGCCTGGCCGGCCGCCCGCGCCAACACCCACCTCCTCGCCGCCCTGCCGCCCGGCGCCTTCCCCGGCGTCGACGAAACCGAGGTCTACCAGTTCCTCCAGGCCCACGCCGCCCGCTAA
- a CDS encoding ATP-binding protein — protein MTVTDNGPGIDPAFLDSIFSRFSRADSARTGPADGTAGTGKTGSSGLGLAIVQALLEANGGTVGVDSRPGCTRFTVVLPAAVPDEPNVSQERHKNGQLRHRMPP, from the coding sequence ATGACGGTGACCGACAACGGACCGGGCATTGACCCGGCCTTCCTGGACAGCATCTTCTCCCGGTTCAGCCGGGCGGATTCGGCCCGTACCGGGCCGGCCGACGGCACGGCAGGAACAGGGAAAACCGGCAGCTCGGGGCTGGGGCTGGCGATTGTCCAGGCCCTGCTCGAGGCGAACGGCGGGACGGTCGGCGTGGACAGCCGGCCCGGCTGCACCCGCTTCACCGTGGTCCTCCCGGCGGCCGTCCCGGACGAACCGAACGTTTCACAGGAGCGGCACAAGAACGGTCAATTGCGGCATAGGATGCCTCCGTAA
- a CDS encoding ATP-binding protein — protein sequence MNSSNRAAGSQIHPGQWRLDRLEVLNWGTFQGHHRVDVARRGFLLTGHSGSGKSSLVDAISAVLTPRMQLRFNAAAQDTAARGEDRSLVSYLRGAWRRSANEETGEVSSDYLRTGATFSGILLRYTNGTGGKPVVLVKLYHLRRGSNTPAEVSELSLLLQEEVALTNFVDYLRNGLETRRIKADWPDASVTDQHSRFSARFCRLLGIQGENAVLLLHKTQSAKSLGNLDELFRSFMLDKPKTFALAENAVAQFGELSEAHRLVVEARAQVELLRRLEEPSRIFEDSSAAAAAAERLAQALPVFKNAWKLKLAEHERGEAETAVRAADHEVLQATKLVDELETAHSLARQQADQRGGQELKLQQDRLDLAVEQERDVRARRAEAAGRLEAVGVTFPETFAEFEELRATARTERAALDAAQQQGKATLLELHEEFAAAKGSVRELEKELASLRRRRSNLPDRLVAARQHVAATAGLPATAFPFAGELLQVRSEFADWTGAVERVLRPLATVMLVPEAHIAAVREAVDGLFLGARLVFESVPTHPGPVRTVHSANSLVHRVEVQQGPMFTWLSSVLSRQYDFECVESAAELAGPDQAVTRAGQVKRSRTRHEKDDRSRVDDRSQWLLGFDNADKVEHLVSLVRRARADQAEAESRLDRAQAAQDAEQQRVRALEFLDQRDWDQLDVESAVERTAAQRDQLAELRVTRKDLQAAEAAAEAAANRLEAARKSQQARLRKHAAAAAVLDGIARVIEQLSATVDARIPVPGPLAEALEQRFLAVRRSISHQVIDDVALSVANRLTAEEKQATALADKARTTFMAVATDFSRRWPAKAGDLSPSIEDRAGYLAMLGQLVADRLPDFESRFFELLERQSQQNVAQLANEIRRAPGEVRERIAPVNTSLGRSAFDAGRFLKIVVKENRGELGRQFLADLQTISAGSWMVQERDAAEAKFEVMRRLMERLASSEAADASWRRHCLDTRLHVRFTATEVDGEGRTVNVHDSSAGLSGGQRQKLVTFCLAAALRYQLAGEDEDIPRYGTVIMDEAFDKADSRFTRMAMDIFQEFGFHMVLATPLKLLQTLEDYIGGMAVVTCKDFRDSQVGSVEIADSSGDIASGPDEPTDLKVEPDAAEVALF from the coding sequence ATGAATTCCAGCAATCGCGCCGCCGGCAGCCAGATCCACCCCGGACAATGGCGACTGGACCGGTTAGAGGTACTGAACTGGGGTACCTTCCAGGGCCACCATCGGGTGGACGTTGCCCGCAGGGGCTTCCTGCTCACCGGTCATTCCGGCTCGGGCAAGTCATCGCTGGTGGACGCCATCTCGGCAGTGCTGACGCCCCGGATGCAGCTGCGTTTCAATGCCGCCGCGCAGGACACCGCCGCCCGTGGGGAAGACCGCAGCCTGGTCAGCTATTTGCGCGGTGCCTGGCGACGCAGTGCGAACGAGGAAACGGGGGAAGTCTCCAGCGACTACCTGCGCACCGGGGCTACCTTCAGCGGCATCCTACTGCGGTACACAAACGGCACCGGCGGCAAGCCCGTAGTTCTGGTCAAGCTCTACCACCTGCGCCGCGGCAGCAACACCCCGGCCGAGGTTTCCGAGCTCAGCCTGCTCCTGCAGGAAGAGGTGGCGTTGACGAACTTCGTCGACTACCTGCGCAACGGGTTGGAGACGCGGCGGATCAAGGCGGACTGGCCGGATGCCTCCGTGACAGACCAGCATTCGCGTTTCTCCGCCCGCTTCTGCCGACTGCTGGGCATCCAAGGTGAGAACGCCGTGCTGCTGCTACACAAGACGCAGTCAGCGAAGTCGCTGGGGAATCTGGATGAGCTGTTCCGGTCCTTCATGCTGGATAAACCAAAGACCTTCGCGCTGGCGGAGAACGCGGTGGCGCAGTTCGGGGAACTGTCCGAGGCCCACCGGCTCGTGGTGGAGGCCCGCGCACAGGTGGAGTTGCTGCGCCGGCTGGAGGAGCCGTCCCGGATCTTCGAGGACAGCAGCGCGGCGGCCGCCGCTGCAGAACGGCTGGCACAGGCGCTTCCGGTTTTCAAGAACGCCTGGAAGCTGAAACTAGCTGAGCATGAACGGGGCGAAGCGGAAACGGCCGTGCGGGCCGCCGACCATGAGGTGTTGCAGGCAACGAAACTGGTCGACGAACTCGAAACTGCGCATAGTCTGGCGCGCCAACAGGCGGACCAGCGCGGCGGCCAAGAGCTGAAGCTGCAGCAGGATCGGCTCGACCTGGCCGTCGAGCAGGAACGCGATGTCCGCGCCCGCCGGGCGGAGGCAGCCGGCCGACTGGAGGCTGTAGGGGTTACCTTCCCCGAAACCTTCGCCGAGTTCGAGGAACTACGCGCCACCGCCCGCACGGAACGGGCCGCGCTGGACGCCGCTCAGCAGCAGGGCAAGGCTACGCTGCTGGAGCTGCACGAGGAATTCGCTGCAGCCAAGGGCTCGGTGCGGGAACTCGAGAAGGAACTGGCCTCGCTGCGCAGGAGGCGCTCCAATCTGCCGGACCGCCTGGTCGCGGCCCGTCAACACGTGGCCGCTACAGCTGGCCTGCCAGCCACCGCCTTTCCGTTCGCCGGTGAACTGCTGCAGGTGCGCAGCGAATTCGCTGACTGGACGGGCGCAGTTGAACGCGTGTTGCGGCCGCTGGCCACCGTGATGCTGGTTCCCGAAGCCCACATTGCCGCCGTGCGTGAGGCCGTTGACGGACTCTTCCTCGGCGCGCGGTTGGTGTTCGAGAGCGTGCCTACACACCCGGGACCGGTGCGGACGGTGCATTCCGCCAATTCGCTGGTGCACCGCGTCGAGGTCCAGCAAGGCCCGATGTTCACTTGGCTGTCCTCGGTGCTCTCCCGCCAGTACGATTTCGAATGTGTCGAGTCCGCGGCGGAGCTTGCTGGACCAGATCAGGCCGTGACAAGGGCAGGACAGGTCAAGCGCTCCCGCACCCGCCATGAAAAGGACGACCGGAGCCGGGTCGATGACCGCAGCCAGTGGCTCCTTGGCTTCGACAACGCGGATAAGGTGGAACATCTGGTGTCGCTGGTAAGGCGGGCCCGCGCTGACCAGGCCGAGGCAGAGAGCCGGCTGGACCGCGCCCAGGCGGCACAGGACGCTGAACAACAGCGTGTCCGGGCACTTGAGTTCCTGGACCAACGGGACTGGGACCAGCTCGACGTCGAATCGGCAGTCGAGCGCACCGCAGCCCAACGGGACCAGCTGGCCGAACTGCGCGTAACGAGGAAGGACCTGCAGGCCGCCGAGGCCGCGGCCGAAGCGGCGGCCAACCGGCTGGAGGCTGCCCGGAAGTCGCAGCAGGCGCGCTTAAGGAAGCACGCCGCAGCGGCCGCCGTGCTGGACGGTATCGCCCGCGTCATTGAGCAGCTCTCGGCGACCGTGGATGCCAGGATTCCGGTGCCCGGTCCGCTCGCCGAGGCCCTCGAACAGCGGTTCCTCGCCGTGCGGCGCAGTATTTCGCATCAGGTGATCGACGACGTCGCTCTCAGCGTAGCCAACCGGCTCACCGCCGAGGAGAAGCAGGCCACAGCGCTGGCTGATAAGGCCCGCACCACGTTCATGGCTGTAGCGACTGACTTTTCCCGGAGGTGGCCGGCCAAGGCCGGGGACCTGAGCCCCTCAATCGAGGACCGGGCCGGGTACCTAGCTATGCTCGGCCAGCTCGTCGCGGACCGGCTACCCGACTTTGAATCGCGGTTTTTCGAGCTGCTGGAACGGCAGTCGCAGCAGAACGTGGCACAGCTGGCCAACGAAATCCGGCGCGCGCCAGGAGAAGTGCGGGAACGCATCGCCCCGGTCAATACGTCATTGGGCCGCTCCGCCTTCGATGCCGGCCGGTTCCTGAAGATCGTGGTGAAGGAGAACCGCGGCGAGCTGGGACGCCAGTTCCTGGCGGATCTGCAAACTATCAGTGCCGGTTCCTGGATGGTGCAGGAGCGCGACGCGGCCGAGGCCAAATTCGAAGTCATGCGGCGGCTCATGGAGCGGCTGGCGTCCAGCGAGGCGGCCGATGCGTCCTGGCGGCGGCACTGCCTGGACACGCGCCTGCATGTCCGTTTTACCGCTACCGAGGTCGACGGCGAGGGCCGGACCGTGAACGTGCACGATTCCAGCGCCGGACTCTCCGGCGGCCAGCGGCAGAAGCTGGTCACGTTCTGCCTGGCCGCCGCCCTCCGCTACCAATTGGCGGGAGAGGACGAGGACATCCCCCGATACGGGACCGTCATCATGGATGAAGCATTCGACAAGGCGGACAGCCGGTTCACCCGCATGGCCATGGACATCTTCCAGGAATTCGGTTTCCACATGGTGCTGGCCACGCCGCTAAAGCTGCTGCAGACGCTCGAGGACTACATCGGTGGTATGGCCGTTGTGACCTGCAAGGACTTCCGCGATTCGCAGGTCGGTTCGGTGGAGATCGCCGATTCCAGCGGAGATATTGCTTCCGGACCCGATGAGCCTACGGATCTCAAAGTCGAGCCCGATGCCGCGGAGGTGGCATTGTTTTGA
- a CDS encoding phosphodiester glycosidase family protein — MTELAGILQDLGAETAYNIDGGGSSTMYFNGALVNNPLGRGEERGTSDILYIGQQP, encoded by the coding sequence ATGACCGAGCTGGCCGGCATCCTGCAGGACCTGGGCGCCGAAACCGCGTACAACATCGACGGCGGCGGCTCCTCCACGATGTACTTCAACGGCGCGCTGGTGAACAACCCGCTGGGCCGGGGCGAGGAACGCGGCACCTCCGACATCCTCTACATTGGGCAGCAGCCATGA
- a CDS encoding cell wall metabolism sensor histidine kinase WalK — MNPENAAGQRPGTLNAVFRDGAVQNSALVQDDGSTQPLSAEGLELLSAVDPASGPTDLVLSTGRYRVVAADLPAQAAPEGTVLVTGLSTAERDSALASLDITMAGLSLAGLLATGLVGTIIIRRSLRPLEELAAVANSVSQLPLESGEVEIPVRVPPAVSHPGSEVGTVGLALNKMIDHVTNALRARHASETKVRQFVADASHELRTPLTAIRGYTELVLDRAQVDPTERAALERVDSESKRMSALVEDLLLLARLDEGQRGEPSDVDLTELIIEATSDAQVSAPDYEWKLELPEDPVVVPGVEDELRQVLINLLSNAHKHTPPGTW, encoded by the coding sequence GTGAACCCGGAAAACGCCGCCGGCCAGCGTCCGGGCACCCTCAACGCGGTGTTCAGGGACGGCGCGGTGCAGAACTCGGCCCTGGTGCAGGACGACGGCAGCACCCAGCCGTTGTCCGCGGAGGGCCTGGAGCTGTTGAGCGCCGTCGATCCGGCCAGCGGGCCGACCGACCTGGTCCTGTCCACCGGACGCTACCGCGTGGTGGCGGCGGACCTGCCCGCGCAGGCCGCCCCCGAAGGCACCGTCCTAGTCACCGGCCTCTCGACGGCGGAACGCGACAGCGCCCTGGCCTCGCTCGACATCACGATGGCGGGCCTGTCGCTGGCCGGCCTGCTGGCCACCGGGCTCGTCGGCACCATCATCATCCGCCGGTCCCTGCGTCCGCTCGAGGAGCTCGCCGCCGTCGCCAATTCCGTCTCCCAGCTGCCGCTGGAGTCGGGCGAGGTGGAGATCCCCGTGCGGGTTCCGCCGGCCGTGTCGCACCCGGGATCCGAGGTGGGGACGGTCGGACTGGCGCTCAACAAGATGATCGACCACGTCACGAACGCACTGCGGGCACGGCACGCGAGCGAGACGAAGGTCCGCCAGTTCGTCGCCGACGCCAGCCACGAACTGCGCACCCCGCTGACCGCCATCCGCGGCTACACCGAGCTGGTCCTGGACCGGGCACAGGTCGATCCAACCGAGCGGGCCGCGCTGGAGCGCGTCGACAGCGAGTCCAAGCGCATGTCCGCGCTGGTGGAAGACCTCCTGCTGCTCGCCCGGCTGGACGAGGGACAGCGCGGGGAGCCGTCCGACGTGGACCTCACCGAGCTGATCATCGAGGCTACCAGCGACGCGCAGGTGTCGGCCCCGGACTACGAGTGGAAGCTGGAGCTGCCGGAGGACCCCGTCGTCGTTCCCGGCGTGGAAGACGAGCTGCGGCAGGTACTGATCAACCTGCTCTCCAACGCTCACAAGCACACGCCGCCGGGGACGTGGTGA
- a CDS encoding helix-turn-helix domain-containing protein, with translation MPADGPDDQACRAVQLPVIKSTSTHHFRVLHEASLIEQHYRGTSILNTLRADELEARFPGLLQSVLQAYRREAPSPTAERLQPAAGLPATC, from the coding sequence TTGCCCGCGGATGGCCCTGACGACCAGGCATGCCGTGCCGTCCAGCTGCCGGTCATCAAGTCCACCTCCACGCACCACTTCAGGGTCCTGCACGAGGCCAGCCTGATCGAACAGCACTACAGGGGCACCTCGATCCTCAACACGCTGCGGGCAGACGAACTCGAAGCGAGGTTCCCGGGTCTCCTTCAGTCGGTCCTTCAAGCTTACCGCCGCGAAGCACCCTCCCCCACTGCCGAGCGGCTGCAACCGGCAGCAGGCCTGCCAGCCACCTGCTGA
- a CDS encoding DUF3375 domain-containing protein: MSVIRAALTAQRLLAEEPAWKMLRARNAAMAVALLGEHLGGEQRRLPAPVLFERLEEDLEELRGNGFDLPQTAQAYCTEWRNDNILIRRTSEAAREETLELSQGALAAIRFVSQLTEPRQAVTESRLATILDRLRVLARDTDPDSTARLASLQEERDRLDQLIDRVAAGDVGILPMEQAVERVRDILSMVEEVPTDFARVRGDLEQLNRSLRERLIGQEESRGTVLEDIFRGVDLLEQSEAGRSFSGFYTLLLDPERGLEFEDSIAGILEREFIDRLTPAQTRTLRRILPTLQDRSSEIHAVMTAFSRSLRRFVQSQELQEDRLINQNLRNALREAMNTAQTVRAYARTQLVLDLTSVPLGSVSALKLHNPADFESAQEVVAHEAAPVNIEDLRELARASEIDMEELTVNVNLVLDEQGPATISDVLAARPATQGVASVVGLLVLAEEHARQLDGREDIAWQSTLGAIRRGSVSRYLFCERINP; this comes from the coding sequence GTGAGCGTTATCCGTGCGGCGCTAACCGCGCAAAGACTGCTGGCCGAGGAACCGGCCTGGAAAATGCTGCGTGCCCGTAACGCGGCCATGGCCGTAGCACTGCTGGGTGAGCACCTCGGGGGCGAACAGCGCCGTCTCCCGGCACCGGTCCTCTTCGAACGGCTGGAGGAAGACCTCGAGGAATTGCGCGGCAACGGTTTCGACCTGCCACAGACGGCCCAGGCATACTGCACAGAATGGCGGAATGACAATATCCTGATCCGGCGCACCTCGGAGGCCGCCCGTGAGGAGACCTTGGAGCTATCGCAGGGTGCGCTCGCAGCCATTCGCTTTGTTAGCCAGCTCACCGAACCCCGTCAAGCGGTCACAGAGTCCCGCCTTGCCACCATCCTCGACCGGCTCCGTGTGTTGGCCCGTGACACCGATCCGGACTCCACTGCCCGCTTGGCGTCGCTGCAGGAGGAACGGGACCGACTGGATCAGCTGATCGACCGGGTCGCCGCGGGGGACGTCGGTATTTTGCCCATGGAACAGGCCGTGGAGCGTGTCCGGGACATCCTCTCCATGGTCGAAGAGGTTCCCACGGATTTCGCCCGCGTCCGGGGCGACTTGGAGCAGCTCAACCGATCGCTTCGGGAGCGCCTTATCGGGCAGGAAGAATCCCGTGGCACCGTACTCGAGGACATTTTTCGCGGTGTCGATCTCTTGGAGCAGTCCGAAGCCGGCCGCAGCTTCAGCGGATTTTATACCCTGCTGCTGGATCCCGAACGCGGACTCGAGTTCGAGGACAGCATCGCCGGCATCCTGGAGAGGGAGTTCATCGACCGCCTCACCCCGGCCCAGACCCGAACTTTGCGGCGAATCCTGCCCACCTTGCAGGATCGCAGCTCGGAAATCCATGCGGTCATGACGGCTTTCAGCCGCAGCCTGCGCCGTTTCGTCCAGTCGCAGGAACTGCAGGAAGACCGACTGATTAACCAGAATCTGCGCAATGCCCTGAGGGAGGCGATGAACACGGCGCAGACCGTCCGCGCATATGCCCGAACTCAGCTGGTCCTGGACCTGACAAGCGTCCCGCTGGGCTCCGTGTCGGCCCTGAAATTGCATAACCCTGCGGATTTCGAATCGGCACAGGAAGTCGTCGCCCATGAAGCGGCACCTGTCAACATCGAGGATCTGCGTGAGCTCGCCCGCGCCTCGGAAATCGACATGGAGGAACTGACCGTCAACGTGAACCTCGTCCTCGACGAACAGGGCCCGGCCACCATCTCGGACGTCCTCGCCGCGCGTCCTGCGACCCAGGGTGTGGCCAGCGTCGTGGGCTTGCTCGTCCTGGCAGAGGAGCACGCGCGCCAGTTGGACGGACGCGAGGACATCGCTTGGCAGTCGACCCTGGGCGCTATCCGCCGCGGCAGCGTGAGCCGCTACCTGTTCTGCGAAAGGATCAATCCGTGA